The Amblyomma americanum isolate KBUSLIRL-KWMA chromosome 2, ASM5285725v1, whole genome shotgun sequence genome contains the following window.
TTGCTAGTTAGATAACCAGGCTAACATATCCCTTTCAGGTGCCATTTTCTGTTTccgtcaaaaacaaaaatttcTCCGCCAAAACAGTATATTCAGACCTCAAGAAAGGTAATTTCTTAGCTTCGCAGTGCAAAACATACTAGCGGTTAATTTATTTCAGAGATGTGCAAAATTTTGTACACATAACTGATGGAACTAGCAACATAAAATGCCAGGAACTGTCGAGCAATCACTTGAAGGATCACTGAATTAATTTCTGTATCAAAAATGTACATTAAGCTTGTaatggtgaaagaaaaaaaaaaactgatggtaTTACTGCTGCCAAAGTCTATCTGCATAGATATGGCAGACAGCCTGCTACCTCGGTCACTCTTTGAAGAAATATTTACTGCGTTTCCtatgcagcataaaaaaaaaacctttcctatgcagcataaaaaaaaaaacatcttgttTGCAACATGAAGGATGCTAAAATTACCCGAAGCAAATATCTGCTGCGTGCAGCACATGTGCAGAAACAGCTGGAAGTTCACTATATACACAATTGCGCACAAAACGCCTTAAAAGGATATGTTGTGATAATTAAAGGGTGCCCCTTTTTGTTGAACAGCTACCATTATAAAAATTACGTGGAAAGAAGAACGACTGGCCACACCCTCGCACCAGAGGCACAACGCACCTCCTCGAAGCAGGCCAGGGGCAGGGGGCTGCTCCTCAGCACCAGCAGCAGGCACAACTTGCAGTGCCAGTGGCCACACAGCTCCAGGCGGTGTCCTTCCACCGGGTCCTCACCCTTGCCAGGGGGCTCGAGACAGACTGGGCAGCGGTCTTCGGTATCGGTCGCCAGCTCAGCTTGCACATGGCGTACACCTAGCTGGCGCACCAGCTCCTCAGCCTGGGGCATTAGAACATCATTTATTTGCTCATTTACTTCAGTGCGTACAAATTTCTCTATGCCACTGCTCCACAGGGGGAGGAAACAGAAAGTTTGAACCTCAAAAACAGTGCAGGTACATATGATCAAGGTTGACACAGCCAAGCTACACTGCACCATGAAATGTTTCAGAATGTGTAGATAATTAGAACGAAATTTTAGCTTATACAATGTGAACTACTACTAAGTTTTAGTTGGGTTTGTAAAGATATAACTAGAGGCTGGActtttcggttttcatttttcaATAATTTAGCACAGTTTATATCGGTGTTTATttcatctcgtttttttttcaaatattattTTTGAGGAATGAATTCCTGACTTTTTTCGGAAATTTAATGTTGCAATCCTTCGTGGTAGAAAGCCACTCGGTTTCAATCTCAGCATTCTTGTCAGCATGAGCAGCAGTTGCCAGTAAATAACCTGCAAGTGGCAGTATATTTGGAGCTGTGCTTACAGAACGAATTGCTATTGTGATTAAAAAAGTAACACAAGGTAAGTGAGACAGCTGAGAGACAAGAATTCAAGTTGAAGTTTACCTCTATAGACTGACATGTTAGCTTTGGGTTATTGCACAGGGTTAAGGGAGAGGGCAGGCATCATGTGGTCTTCGTGTTTATGGCAGTGATGGAACTGCCACTCGGATCGTCGAAGTAGCCAGAATATACCTTTTCGCCACACCCATCCACGGTTTTGTGTCAGTGTCTTACACACAGCTGACAAACCTGCATAACCAACTAGCTGCTCTAAGCGGGTGATGATACTGAACAAACAGTACTTTGCTAGCAGGCGGCAAGGAGGTGGTGCTTCGTGGTCTGCAGAACCGTGTGAGCTAGCAGAGCAACATCTCGAATCGCACATCTGCACTGCTTATCTAACAATACCAAGCCGCATCACACCCCTGGCTTCCCTACTTCGTTTATTTGCAATTTTGACTGAGTATAACTAAAAGCCTGCTAACTAAACCTTGCATGCCAAGAATTTCTAAAACTGAATTTGGCGTACTtttactgttttgttttgttcggaTCAAACTGAAAACCCCAACCACTAGTTATGATGAACTGCTAGACAGCTCATGCCACTTGACTGCTGAACGAGAGGTCTTGGGCTCAATATCCAGGCCACAGCAGTTACATTTTGATAAAAGAAAATTAAAGAGATCCATGCACTGAGATAGTGATGCACAGGCACGTTAGACATGAGCAAAACACTTAAGCAggttttgtttattatttttgcAAGTTTTGCCTCGTGTAATGGAAATTTATCTAAAGCCCCAACTGCAGCATACCTCACAGCCTCACAGCTGTTGCTTTGGCATGCAAACACACAGCCATCAATTATGCCCATGCAATTAAAAGTACACAAAGAACGTAGCTAGGAGAGCATGACGATAGTGTCCCAAAGTGTAATTTAGCCATTCGGGCAGTTAAATGAGACTATAATGGCCACCTGCGCTATAATCAATCCGACTTATGTCTGCAGTGACTGCCACACTGAATTCCTCCATGAAAAAAGTTAGCCTGCTGTTACAGCTTCTCTTTTATCTAGACAAGCTAACCATCAGATGAAATTATAAACTGAAGGATTTTGATGTATCTAAGTCATCTGATACATCAAAATACTGATTTTGTTTTCTACTTTGGTTAGTCAGCGAAGTAATACAGGATGCCATGGGCAATGGCCTGCTGTTATCAACTGCCGCTTAAGTTGAATCCTATTATAGACTGTTCATCCTTCTGATTCATGATATCCGGTACCACTCACTTGTGCAACAGCCGCATCTGTGCCGACTACTTCGACTGACTTGAAGCCATCTTGGAACTTTGCCATGTCCAGCTTACTCTCTCTGATGAAGTCTGTGACACTGCTTCCAAACCTAGCAACAAAGGACCTCAGCATGCTGATTCCTCCACCAACGAGTGTCAAGGTCTTCCTGCTGTACTTTGCCTGCAAAAAGCAGCAAAAGGAAATGGCACTCTGTTTACTCTGGCAAGAATATCAAATTCTGAACAGACCTGCTTTATCTCTCTATTGAATTtatctgtttgtttgttttttagttATAAGTGCATCCTCTTGTGCCACAATACACCCTTTTTGCTGAATGCTGCATTTGCCCTTACTCCGTGCAACCACAACTCGAACTCCAGGATTGCTTTTGCCAACATGGAATAAGAAAAGGAAAGTATGTGAAAATAACGTGATGTCCAGGTGCCTTGTGGCAGCACGGTTGCTGATTTCATCAGGCAGTGCAGAACTGCTTTTCATTTAAAAACAGTGACATATACTGGATGTGAGAACTGCCTTCTTGAATGTCAGCTGTGCAAAACTGAAACCACAAAGTAAGGGCCTGGTATGAAAGAGGTACCAGCTACGGGTACCAGCAATGGATACGAGCAACAGGCAAGACTTGACTCCTCAGAGGTTCCGTCTCTCGCAGTTTCCCTTATCTACCCAGTAAAGTTTGAAGCCATATTGTAAGCATACAAGCCTCAGTGACCACTGACACATCCAGCACTCATGCATATGTGCACGTTTTGCAGATATTTGCACTTCCTgtaagaattttttttcaagaaagacCACCCTAAGAAAGGCTTCAGGAAAATACCTAGGGCATCATTCGCAACACACCTGCGAGTCATATGACAGCATTCTTGAACTAATGTGAGACAGGAAGCAGACGTGGGCAAGTTGATACACTGTCTAGCTCTGCTGTGTTGTCTACTTCTTTCTGGTCCTTTGTTTTGCGCTCTGTTTTCTAACACAAGAAACTTGCACCACTTTGACACAACAATATATCCAGACATAAACAGGCAACTCTGCGATGGTAAGAAAAATGCATACTGGATGCCCCAGCTAAAAGTATTTGGTGGGCTTTCTTTTAAGGCTGGTAAAAAAATGCTATGTGAATGGTGCCTTGGTACAAACATTACAGCCAGCTGTTTTTCAAGGTGATGCACAACTTCTGTATTGACACACTTTATTCCTGACACCATTCATCTAAAACTTAGCTAATTAGTCTTTGCTAGTTAATGAAGgttccagagaaaaaaaatactgtggACTAGGCCATGCAAGTCTCAGAAGCACTCAGCTGGTTTCTCTCAGCTAGCGCACTCCATATTTTCAGAAATCTTGGTTACTTTAGGCTGAGACACCCACTATGTTCTTTGCTTCCAAACCTAACCTCATCACATAGTGCAACATTTTTCTGTGCTCCTTTCCCACACTGATGCTGGTACATGTGGCAGCAAAGCAGATAAGAGCAAAATTAATTATTTCCCTGCAAGTAGCCTATATAAAGCAGTATAGCAGCCAAAGGACTGCAAGGTCTAAGATGAGCACGAAGGATAGCAAGGTGGTTCCGCATGCAGGCTGAACTTGTTTTTAGAATTATCCGCAGTAACAAGCCCTAGACCTTGTGTAAAGCTTAGACCTTGGGCCTGGCAATTGCAAACAGGCCATGCTGTGCAGTTCGTTACGCAGCTCTGAAACTTGGGACTTGCATGGATGCCATATCAACCCTACCACGCAATTTAAAAAGATAGCCTCCAGGGTGTTTAGTTTTCACACAGGCAACACatcttggctttaaatactcacCTGCGCTCTGCTGCACTTCTTCAGCATTTCGCTGGCAGTGTTGACAACTTCCTTCTCACCAACAAGTCGGGTGTTGCCGGGCTTGCGGTACACGTAGACGCTCCCGCCGGGCACGGCAGCCTTTACAACGCTTGCCACCAACTCCGTGCTCAACGAACTCTCAACCTGTGCAGCCTCAAAGGTGAGCAGGCCATTAAAAAGCTGCACAACCTTATGAAAGTCATTCAGGTTGTTGGCTCGTAAACTCATGCGAACCACCTCTCCGCATGGGAACGCATCACACTTGAGGTTATCCTCAGGGCGCACCCCTTCTTGACGGCTTAGCTCCGCTTCAACCCTCTTCTGCACAGCAGCAAAGAAGGTGCAGGGAAAGAAAAAGACTCCTTCCACAAGAGACTGAATGGTGAGTGGCAGTGTGGCACTGTCACCATTGCTGGGAACCAGTGTGTCCTTGAGAAGAGCGCAGGCACTCTGAGCCATGACGGCATCTTCGAAGGACATCCAGCCCTTGAACATGTAGTCTCCGGGCTTGGGAATCCTGAGGCTTACCTTTGACCTGCCAACACCTGGTTCTCTTTCGAAGGCTTTTTCTATGGCAACTTCCAATGCTTGAAGCTGTTTCTGAGATGTCTCAAATGCCGGTTCATGGATGAGTCGAACGCTCTTCAGCTTTGGGGTTAGTGATGCTTGCAAAGCTTTTTCAACGGAGACCCGACTGATTGTAGGTGGTAGACCACTTATGTATAGCTGGCATGGCATCTTTTTGTTGCGATCGCAGGTCACCACAGCACCGTCGAGCTTCAGACAGAGTGGCAGCAATCCCGCAATCCGGTCAAAAGATGCCTGGTCGGGAAGTTCGGCAAACGCGATGCCCGTGCAGCGCCTACGTGGCAGGGAGACCTGCGCATGAAATGCTGGCCTTTGGTTCCTCTGCTCTTCATGGTATTCCAGAGCCTGTCCTTTCACAGAAACTCTCAGTTCGTCGTCCTGCTTGGACAGAGCACTGTAAGCAGCACTGGCTTCCTTCGCAGTTTTGTAGGTGATCTGGAAGGCACTGTCCTTCTTGAGGAACCAATACTGAACAATGTCTCCAAGCTCATTCACCCTCTTCCGGAATTCAGGAAGTGGGATCTTCACGTCACCTACAACGATAGTGCGGAAGTTTGTCGGTGACAGCAACTCATCCACTTGACCTCCGATGCCGATGACGGCAAGCACGGGCTGGGTGCTGTAAGCCGAGTCATGCGGTGTAAGAAGCACTTCCCTGTCCTTCTTGGCAAGTCTCGCCACCTGATCTGTGACGATGCTCTGAAGGTATCGACGAGCCTCAGTGCAGTACTGCTTGTGGCCTGTGATCACAATGCATTGTCTTTCTGAGTCTAACGCAAGTGACCCCTTCATGCTGTCCTTCAAATTCCGCAGCTTTTCTTCAATCAGCTTCAATGCATTTGCAGGGGCAAACTGGTAGTTCCAGATTAAATTTCCAATAGGGCCAAATCGTTCCTGAAAATTCTGGTTTGCTGGTTTGCCCAGTTGCAGTGGTGTGGCAGGATCACCTAGGGAAATTTCACCCTGACGAGTGAGTGATGAGAAGTTGAGGATTTGCAGCTTTTTTGCATCCCTTGGCTTACAGAACAGGCAGCAGACAACATTTTTGACATGGCTTGTCCTCTGGTCAAATAAGGACAGCGGCGATACCTGCAGCCTGCTTCCGAGAGTAGGGTGACAATAGCCCCGTTCAGAGGACTGAAGTAGGCCTTCTGGAAAAGACTCAGCGAGAACTTGACCCATTGTAACTGTAGCATTCTTCTCTTCGGCGGCCAAACTCGCACACAAGTTTTTGCCCTTGAAGATGTCAAATTCTGACTGAATCATTTGCGCGCTTCTATGCAGGCAATTAATGAAAGCCTCATTGATGCCATTTACCTCGCACCATATGCTCTTCATTTTCTTTGGCACAGCAAGCCAGTTCTTATACATTTCTATGATTCTCAAAAAGCCGCCATCTCCCTCGGACAATGGGACAGTTCGCTCAGTGCCATCCATGTTCAGCAGTCTGTACGCAGCGCGCAAGTCTTCGAGAGCTAAAATTGAGAGCAGGATAGCGTGAAGTGATGAAGCTCTGCCAAGTGACCCCACTATCAACTTGCCTAACCTGGGCTCCAGGCCAGTACTGCATAGCTTTGCACCCAAGTCAGTCAGCCGTCCATTCATGTCCAGTGCCCCAATCTCGACAAGTGCCTTGTTGGCGTTTTTCAACAATTCCTTGGGTACCTTTTCCAGAAATGAAGTAGTAGTGCTAGTCTGCCGAGCTGAAACACGAAACACAATGTCCTCCATAAATCGGGAGTTTTTTTCTTCCACTGAGAGAGCAAGGGCGAAAGAGTCTCGACTGTACAGTCGGTAGCACGTTCCCTGCCGGCGAATTCCAGCCAAGAATTTCCGTTGTTCGGCTTCAGCTTCAGAGATGCATGCGAGCTGCATAACCAAGATGCTATTTCGCGAAACGATTGTCTGCACAAGGCCGCTGTCGACAACGCAACGCACTTGCAGCATGCTGGCACTCGCGTCAGGGCACTCCACAGCGAAGAGCACCCTCCAACAACCGCTTGGCAGTGCACCCACCTTGGATGCCATAGCCTTTCCAGGGTACAATACCTCATGGCGAACACCGTCCCGGAGTTGCCCCACATGCTTTCTATGCTCTAGCATAGCATCTGCCATGAACGCATCTCTCAGAGAAGGCAAAAATACGAGGACGTCTCCGCCAAAGCTTTCTTTCTGGCAGAACTCAAGTGCAACAGCTACACATGCAGCAACCGTGTTTGTAGGCTGCTCTTTCCAGATGACGTCCACAGGAAAATTAAGGAAACACCTTACTATATCCTGGGCCCCGAGGCAGAAGGACTCCTGGATGGACACGCATACATCAGACTCTGTGCTGCACAGTACTAGACGAACCTGAGACACAAAGTGCTTGCGCAGCACGGCCAAGGTGACACGCTGGTAAGCACTGTCCTCTTGCAGCCCGTCGATGACTATGGCCTGGAAGCCCGCTAATGCTGTTCCGCAGCGCAAGAACTCCTGAACGAAGTGGCGTGCAGTGGTGAAAACAACTTTGGACTTTGGGCTCGGACGCTCTCCCGAAACGGTCCAGCATTCCGATGGCCCCAGAGCATTTATGCTTCCAGCGCACTTTGCGCACTGTTCAGCGGTGAAGTCGTTGGGTTGAATGCTGAGCACCCTGCAGCCGAGGTCTTGCAGGTACGACGGCACTTCAAGGCTTGCTCCAGATCCCGGAGACGTCACCAGGAAGACAATCTGCCGCTTGTTCAGGCCATCGAGTAACTTGGACTTCATGCCATAAACAGCCGAAGACCTGCGTAGCCTTGCCACTTCAGTCACCGTAATGCTCTCTGCTTCTTGCGGAGATGATGGAAGCTTATAAACGGTGCTGTTGAACTCCCTCAACTGGGCTTCATAGGCTTCTACAAGTTTCTGCAGGGCCAAGCGCTCTTCCTTTGACTTCTGGTCATTGCCTTTGAGGCAAGCAGCCTGCTTCTTAATGGCTTCGACCTTGGCCTGATGGGCATCTATTGCAGCTGTTACTTTCTTCACAAAACTGGTTGCACCTGGCCCGGGCACTGCCGTTTCCTCTGCCGCCACCTTTTCGGAGAGTATACCTAAGCAAATGGGCATGTCACTCCCACTAGCAGCCAGCTTGTTCAGAACTGCAACCGCTTTCTTAGCCTTGTTGGTGCTTGGGTAGACCAGGTATACAATGCTGCCAGCAGAGTCAACTTCAAGAACAAAGTCTTGAGGAATGCTCGTTTTGGACAGGAGGCTTCTCCAGTACAGCTCGTTTTCTTTATGCTGCGTAGCCAGCAACCCAACCTTTGCGCGGACCTGCGAACCCACTTCAGACAGTTTTCCCTTTTCTGAATTTGTCAACTGGTTATTTTTGTTTGCTTCATTGAGACAACCTGCAGCACCGGCAGAAGCAGCGTTCTTTTTCGCAACAGCTGTGCCATGGAGTACTTGTGTGTTGACCTTCTGACAGCCTGCTGGCAATTTTGTAACCGCCAACTTTTTTTCCATGGAACGAGTGGTCTCTTCAGCTGCCTTAGcagttttttttagatttttggACTCGGTGCCCACTGTTGGTGCAGCTTTCCTGAGGTCACTGACAAACTCCGAGTAGCGGATACTTTCATTGGCCGCATCGGTAAGTGCCCTTTTGGCCTGGTCATTGTGGATAAGCACAACGTGTATGAGGTCCCTGTACCGGATCTCGTGAATCTCTCTTGCAAAGTCAACATCGCCGGAGATGAGCACGATGCGGGAGTTGGTCAATTTGTGGTCGTCAGAGAAGCGCCGCAGAACGGACCGCAGTTTCTCATCAGCCGCATTCTTCTGGTCTCCCGGAACGTGGATCACTGTCACCTGTGCCTCACTAAGCTCACCTACAACTACTGGTTTCATGCGGATGATGTCACAGGCGACGATGAAGTCCGCCTCCCGATGACCTGAGTAGAACTGCTGCCGCACCTTCTGCACAATCTTGTATGCTGCAACCCCACTAGGCACTGCACAGTTCTCAATGTCCCAGAAAACACTGATCATGCCAATCGATGACAATGTAGTTGGAAGAGCCACGACTGACTGGGAGTTCCCAATACCTGCAGCAGCCCCATCATTGCCAGTGGACAAGACGGTATCTGTCAGGTCTTCAATGTCTTCAGCCTTCAAACCAATGCCCAGTTCTTCTTCCACGTCTGGTTCATCATAGTACAAGTCATAGTCATTATTGGTCGTATGACTGCTGCATTCAACGTCTGGTTCGTCGCAGAGCACACC
Protein-coding sequences here:
- the LOC144121754 gene encoding uncharacterized protein LOC144121754 is translated as MRGTSHAPKASHQSSPAQRGGGGSHHGSGAHHGSGADRGGSAHHGGSAHRGGSAHRGGGANRGGGATLGAGVYQGGSAHHGGSAHRGGSAHRGGGAARPGSHPPDGGRGGNGSCQKQRGTTKSSNGNKCLSASASSHQKQHQQGRGRGHHTRGRRGRFPRGRFHSRGRGGGSWNQGQGLSAGENLLCFKRALRCTAGNDKISVLSDSCALSVSDYFDATSEHGGGEDYGVLCDEPDVECSSHTTNNDYDLYYDEPDVEEELGIGLKAEDIEDLTDTVLSTGNDGAAAGIGNSQSVVALPTTLSSIGMISVFWDIENCAVPSGVAAYKIVQKVRQQFYSGHREADFIVACDIIRMKPVVVGELSEAQVTVIHVPGDQKNAADEKLRSVLRRFSDDHKLTNSRIVLISGDVDFAREIHEIRYRDLIHVVLIHNDQAKRALTDAANESIRYSEFVSDLRKAAPTVGTESKNLKKTAKAAEETTRSMEKKLAVTKLPAGCQKVNTQVLHGTAVAKKNAASAGAAGCLNEANKNNQLTNSEKGKLSEVGSQVRAKVGLLATQHKENELYWRSLLSKTSIPQDFVLEVDSAGSIVYLVYPSTNKAKKAVAVLNKLAASGSDMPICLGILSEKVAAEETAVPGPGATSFVKKVTAAIDAHQAKVEAIKKQAACLKGNDQKSKEERLALQKLVEAYEAQLREFNSTVYKLPSSPQEAESITVTEVARLRRSSAVYGMKSKLLDGLNKRQIVFLVTSPGSGASLEVPSYLQDLGCRVLSIQPNDFTAEQCAKCAGSINALGPSECWTVSGERPSPKSKVVFTTARHFVQEFLRCGTALAGFQAIVIDGLQEDSAYQRVTLAVLRKHFVSQVRLVLCSTESDVCVSIQESFCLGAQDIVRCFLNFPVDVIWKEQPTNTVAACVAVALEFCQKESFGGDVLVFLPSLRDAFMADAMLEHRKHVGQLRDGVRHEVLYPGKAMASKVGALPSGCWRVLFAVECPDASASMLQVRCVVDSGLVQTIVSRNSILVMQLACISEAEAEQRKFLAGIRRQGTCYRLYSRDSFALALSVEEKNSRFMEDIVFRVSARQTSTTTSFLEKVPKELLKNANKALVEIGALDMNGRLTDLGAKLCSTGLEPRLGKLIVGSLGRASSLHAILLSILALEDLRAAYRLLNMDGTERTVPLSEGDGGFLRIIEMYKNWLAVPKKMKSIWCEVNGINEAFINCLHRSAQMIQSEFDIFKGKNLCASLAAEEKNATVTMGQVLAESFPEGLLQSSERGYCHPTLGSRLQVSPLSLFDQRTSHVKNVVCCLFCKPRDAKKLQILNFSSLTRQGEISLGDPATPLQLGKPANQNFQERFGPIGNLIWNYQFAPANALKLIEEKLRNLKDSMKGSLALDSERQCIVITGHKQYCTEARRYLQSIVTDQVARLAKKDREVLLTPHDSAYSTQPVLAVIGIGGQVDELLSPTNFRTIVVGDVKIPLPEFRKRVNELGDIVQYWFLKKDSAFQITYKTAKEASAAYSALSKQDDELRVSVKGQALEYHEEQRNQRPAFHAQVSLPRRRCTGIAFAELPDQASFDRIAGLLPLCLKLDGAVVTCDRNKKMPCQLYISGLPPTISRVSVEKALQASLTPKLKSVRLIHEPAFETSQKQLQALEVAIEKAFEREPGVGRSKVSLRIPKPGDYMFKGWMSFEDAVMAQSACALLKDTLVPSNGDSATLPLTIQSLVEGVFFFPCTFFAAVQKRVEAELSRQEGVRPEDNLKCDAFPCGEVVRMSLRANNLNDFHKVVQLFNGLLTFEAAQVESSLSTELVASVVKAAVPGGSVYVYRKPGNTRLVGEKEVVNTASEMLKKCSRAQAKYSRKTLTLVGGGISMLRSFVARFGSSVTDFIRESKLDMAKFQDGFKSVEVVGTDAAVAQAEELVRQLGVRHVQAELATDTEDRCPVCLEPPGKGEDPVEGHRLELCGHWHCKLCLLLVLRSSPLPLACFEEDCASFWAIADIVHVTGNNSGLLSDLARRSFECCATMDMGGRWWPCPTPECHFALDTSRDAEEQGVCILGNVNVCPGCTNAVCFRCCSLYHYGMSCTAYRASMSPDGIPDKSWLAVDPGKRMVCPVCKTRLERSSSGKSKVGACWACRCLFCWHCHQCFEDDAAAARSHRTHKCQQVAPQGYLQ